The Cryptococcus gattii WM276 chromosome B, complete sequence genome has a segment encoding these proteins:
- a CDS encoding Hypothetical protein (Similar to TIGR gene model, INSD accession AAW40708.1; CNA00980), translating into MRFPGPFCLRASPSTLRSLSPLPTLSSSRLLHTSRSHSNHSSQSQSDLPVEGATDLSHSQFISSASASSDFNPAQTPTAGQDIAHALTNQWEGKLTPTTSHLFKLIVPLPAPGCQPGKTPAPRPTAFLLHPSQPLSHLSRLISGSLPPPYAHSDISYLALTGSESDVDTHLRDAEKSSSSSSTNVDDYAGRDEGGPFLTERKGEGGRWQEVAWSQSTDLSDFIKQSCLNEKFKIVISPERDRDGAQLKGKEAELHELVLQVLIPSFASRTHYIRKRLLSLTKDLDKLNKEKRRIDYAAHKGAQRLAIMALGGGVVYWGTVIRFTFFTDAGWDMMEPVTWATGFAALLGSAAFLIYHNREVSYSSLLDLSITARQRKLYAEAGLDLEKWTEMVAEAKTLRKEIERIAADYDIEWRGELEGLEKIDSRRGASSGGGSPRVGLPGVEVGEKKEDVRENVDSKDGSKEGENKEVKEENETKQKEEEGKVETEKIDIDKTIDEASELAEESEEQRNHDKAAQRRGEAINSSDNDKGSKARKGGGHESDSVTKGRAAAKKVIDEK; encoded by the exons ATGCGTTTTCCCGGTCCCTTCTGCCTAAGGGCATCCCCCTCCACCCTTCGCTCCCTCAGTCCGCTCCCCACCCTATCATCATCGCGTCTTCTCCACACATCCCGCTCCCATTCTAATCATAGCTCCCAGTCCCAATCAGATCTTCCAGTCGAAGGTGCCACTGACCTCTCCCATTCCCAGTTCATTTCTTCTGCGTCTGCCAGCTCTGATTTCAACCCTGCTCAAACACCTACTGCAGGGCAAGATATCGCTCATGCATTGACAAATCAGTGGGAGGGTAAATTGACCCCAACTACTTCGCACCTATTCAAGCTTATTGTACCCCTCCCCGCGCCTGGCTGCCAACCGGGCAAAACTCCGGCACCCCGTCCTACAGCGTTTCTCTTACATCCCTCCCAGCCTTTATCTCATCTGAGCCGACTTATCTCAGGCTCTCTCCCACCGCCTTATGCCCACTCGGATATTTCTTACCTCGCTCTAACCGGCTCAGAATCCGACGTGGATACGCACTTGCGTGATGCCGAAAAGTCCTCGAGTAGCAGCTCTACAAATGTGGACGACTATGCAGGTCGTGATGAAGGGGGTCCTTTTTTAACCGAGAGAAAAGGGGAAGGCGGTAGATGGCAAGAAGTAGCCTGGAGCCAAAGTACTGATCTGAGCGATTTCATCAAGCAGAGCTGCTTGAATGAAAAGTTCAAGATTGTCATTTCGCCCGAAAGGGATCGGGATGGAGCACAGCTCAAGGGGAAAGAGGCAGAATTACATGAGCTGGTTCTGCAGGTGCTCATACCGAGCTTTGCCAGTCGGACACATTATATCCGCAAGAGATTATTGTCTTTGACGAAAGATCTGGATAAACTCAACAAAGAAAAGAGGAG GATTGACTATGCTGCCCACAAGGGTGCGCAGAGGTTGGCAATCATGGCTCTTGGAGGTGGTGTAGTCTACTGGGGAACTGTCATCCGCTTTA CCTTTTTCACCGACGCCGGATGGGATATGATGGAGCCTGTCACCTGGGCTACAGGTTTCGCTGCCCTTCTTGGATCAGCTGCTTTCCTCAT CTACCACAACCGGGAAGTCTCCTACTCCTCATTACTCGACCTCTCCATCACCGCCCGCCAACGTAAACTCTACGCCGAAGCAGGACTTGACCTCGAAAAGTGGACAGAGATGGTTGCTGAAGCGAAAACgttgaggaaggagattgagagGATCGCGGCGGATTATGATATCGAGTGGCGTGGGGAGTTGGAAGGTTTGGAAAAGATTGATAGTCGGAGAGGGGCCAGTAGTGGTGGTGGTTCGCCCAGGGTAGGTTTGCCTGGTGTAGAGGTaggggaaaagaaggaggatgtaAGAGAGAATGTAGATTCCAAGGATGGAAGtaaagaaggagaaaataaagaggtgaaagaagagaatgaGACCAAAcagaaagaggaggaaggaaaagtAGAGACGGAAAAAATTGATATTGACAAGACGATCGACGAGGCGTCAGAGTTGGCTGAAGAGTCCGAGGAACAGCGAAATCACGACAAGGCTGCGCAGAGAAGGGGAGAAGCCATTAATTCATCGGACAATGATAAAGGGTCCAAAGCTAGGAAAGGTGGAGGGCACGAGAGCGATAGCGTAACCAAAGGCAGAGCGGCTGCCAAAAAGGTTATTGACGAAAAATAA
- a CDS encoding RuvB Transcription regulator component of chromatin remodeling complexes, putative; Rvb2p (Similar to TIGR gene model, INSD accession AAW40710.1), producing MSAAASSSTATVQPSGIITQPPPPSTLREQRIATHSHIKGLGLADDGTAMSSSQGFIGQTLAREALGLHLSLLKGGKYSGRPLLLVGPPGTGKTALALALSQELGSKVPFCAMVGSEVYSGEVKKTEVLGSCFRRAIGLRIKETKEVYEGEVTELTPSEAENPLSGYGKTISHVIVGLKTVKGTKQLRLDPSVYESIQKERVVVGDVIYIEANTGAVKRVGRSDAYASEYDLEAEEYVPLPKGDVHKRKELVQDVTLHDLDMANARPQGGQDIMSVMGQLVKGGRTEVTDKLRREINKVVDRYIEQGVAELVPGVLFIDEVHMLDMECFTYLNRALESPMSPYVVLASNRGISTIRGTEYDGVAGSASEGIRAPHGLPVDLLDRCMIVKTQLYTRDEIRRIVEMRCKVEGIAITSEALDKLADEGERSSLRYALQLLTPSGIVSKNKGKGEVGVADVEELGELFLDAKRSAVVLRSTEDFEKRY from the exons ATGTCAGCAGcagcatcatcatcgacGGCGACAGTCCAGCCATCGGGCATCATCACCCAGCCCCCACCGCCATCCACCCTTCGCGAACAGCGAATTGCAACACACTCCCACATTAAGGGTCTCGGTCTGGCAGATGACGGTACAGCCATGTCCTCGTCTCAGGGTTTCATCGGACAGACTCTGGCCCGTGAAGCCCTTGGATTGCACTTGAGCTTGCTGAAAGGTGGCAAGTACTCGGGTAGGCCGTTATTGCTTGTTGGCCCTCCTGGAACAGGTAAGACGGCGCTCGCTTTGGCGTTGAGTCAAGAGTTGGGCAGCAAGGTGCCGTTCTGTGCGATGGTTGGGAGTGAAGTGTACTCGGGAGAAGTGAAGAAGACTGAAGTGCTGGGAAGCTGCTTCCGAAGGGCTATCG GGTTGAGGATTAAGGAGACAAAGGAAGTGTACGAAGGTGAAGTCACTGAACTCACCCCTTCCGAAGCCGAGAACCCCCTCTCTGGATATGGCAAGACCATCTCTCACGTTATTGTTGGTCTCAAGACTGTCAAGGGTACCAAACAACTTCGTCTCGACCCCTCCGTCTACGAATCCATCCAAAAAGAGCGAGTCGTTGTTGGAGACGTCATTTACATCGAAGCAAACACTGGTGCCGTCAAGCGTGTTGGTCGGTCGGACGCGTATGCTTCAGAATACGACCTTGAAGCCGAAGAGTATGTGCCCTTGCCCAAAGGAGATGTACACAAAAGGAAGGAGTTGGTACAGGATGTGACACTGCACGATCTGGATATGGCCAACGCCAGACCCCAAGGCGGACAGGATATCATGAGTGTGATGGGTCAGCTGGTAAAGGGCGGCAGGACAGAAGTGACAGACAAGCTGAGGCGAGAGATTAACAAGGTTGTGGACCGGTATATCGAGCAGGGTGTGGCAGAGCTTGTCCCTGGTGTGTTGTTCATTGACGAA GTGCATATGCTTGACATGGAATGCTTCACCTACCTCAACCGTGCCCTCGAATCCCCCATGTCCCCCTACGTCGTCCTCGCCTCCAACCGAGGCATCTCCACCATCCGCGGTACAGAATACGACGGTGTTGCTGGTTCCGCTTCCGAAGGTATCCGTGCCCCCCACGGTCTCCCCGTCGACTTGCTCGACAGGTGCATGATTGTCAAGACCCAGTTGTACACCCGAGACGAGATTCGTCGTATCGTGGAGATGCGATGCAAGGTGGAAGGGATCGCGATCACCTCGGAGGCGCTGGATAAACTTGCGGATGAAGGGGAGAGGAGTAGTTTGAGGTATGCTTTGCAGCTCTTGACGCCCTCGGGGATCGTCAGTAAGAACAAAGGTAAAGGAGAGGTTGGTGTGGCGGATGTGGAAGAGTTGGGAGAATTGTTCTTGGACGCTAAGCGGTCGGCGGTTGTCTTGAGAAGCACTGAAGATTTCGAGAAGAGATACTAG
- a CDS encoding Ribosomal protein, putative (Similar to TIGR gene model, INSD accession AAW41413.1) — translation MPRLARVLALPLPPRARLAPLSIPRATLSAPTPAPQSIILSSLRTPTSTCVASRPMALSSPSIPTHILPSLPAFSPLGALRYVAMGTFYQPSQRKRKNKHGFLSRLKGGKNARKMLLRRLLKGRKFLSH, via the coding sequence ATGCCCCGTCTCGCTCGTGTCCTTGCACTCCCTCTCCCACCCAGGGCTCGCCTCGCTCCCCTCTCCATTCCTCGTGCGACCCTCTCTGCACCCACACCTGCACCTCAGTCTATCATCCTCTCGTCTCTGCGCACGCCCACATCCACCTGCGTCGCCTCTCGTCCTATGGCTCTTTCATCACCATCCATCCCCACTCACATTCTCCCTTCTTTGCCGGCGTTCTCTCCGCTCGGTGCGCTTCGATATGTCGCCATGGGCACCTTCTACCAACCTTCTcagagaaagaggaagaacaagCATGGGTTCTTGAGTAGGCTTAAAGGGGGCAAGAACGCGAGGAAGATGTTGCTGAGGAGGTTGTTGAAGGGAAGGAAGTTTTTAAGTCATTAG
- a CDS encoding Hypothetical Protein (Similar to TIGR gene model, INSD accession AAW40712.1) gives MSKVASQPANNSPRRPPGDRPLSGLMGDPKEAPKHTPQRPQAYAAQQQQRAAMSMPPPQGKPVYNHPMAVNQPRRAYPASTSCSQPGAPQQQLPHLRETSRANMPPPRQPGTTVPHKSETWKNQEGDKLEEQFDHLLDSLQVPETVRLKFSTVSPAIKSSILSSTLTSNPAILSSLGLPLPTLPPQSPKARKKLSTPILRKTKSSGELKGDRNATVNVGGEGFVIVASPRSGEGGVMSPPLQPGNMRGQSIDLGRPSQSPRPSSRLFGHSPSPSLGNKTSAKGLGIAMGEQPEAFIGWLSAYKGTDLRMEVARCKKLRMLLRQESTDWVGAFVEMDGYAALRKLYPRPFPALSALLFSEKKPGDLASRQLIVELWLFLFDLFTPVSQTPNKRPTSIRFDEKVNPSPRDVTAFMRSLLVPDLPDPTKDQHEFVTQAHRPRVFKAWVGELSDICRDYFWVMCHASNTLWALEQVDESLVEKPVAPGGATGGVEFEAMNYVATHFKLLNAFAARQAKEDIDKARQLHYDLMASGMDRILVTFRKASTTYYPFVHLELARYIRLLQEASPSGRLPYLISKMVGPPPEEIAKAQYRSGHEWLPMPTLTSKRS, from the exons ATGTCCAAGGTAGCCAGTCAGCCAGCTAACAACTCTCCCAGAAGGCCTCCAGGCGACCGACCGCTCTCAGGTCTTATGGGTGACCCGAAGGAAGCGCCAAAGCATACTCCACAACGACCCCAGGCATACGCCGcacaacagcagcaacgTGCAGCCATGTCTAtgcctcctcctcaagGAAAACCTGTATATAACCATCCCATGGCTGTTAATCAGCCACGACGGGCGTATCCGGCTTCCACCTCCTGCTCTCAGCCGGGTGCACCGCAACAACAACTGCCACATTTGAGGGAAACCTCCCGTGCAAACATGCCGCCTCCCAGACAGCCCGGTACCACTGTGCCTCACAAGAGTGAGACTTGGAAGAATCAAGAAGGAGACAAATTAGAAGAGCAGTTTGATCACCTCCTT GATTCGCTCCAAGTGCCCGAGACTGTTCGTCTCAAGTTCTCTACGGTTTCTCCAGCTATTAAatcctccatcctctcttctACCCTTACCTCCAATCCAGCCATCCTCTCTTCACTTGGTTTGCCTCTCCCCACACTGCCGCCCCAATCACCCAAGGCAAGAAAGAAGCTCTCCACACCAATTTTAAGGAAAACCAAAAGCTCTGGTGAGCTCAAAGGCGATCGTAATGCAACTGTCAATGTCGGGGGGGAAGGATTTGTCATTGTTGCTAGCCCGAGGTCTGGCGAGGGAGGGGTTATGTCACCCCCTCTGCAACCCGGTAATATGAGGGGGCAGAGCATTGATCTTGGTAGACCATCACAATCCCCAAGGCCTAGTTCCCGTCTGTTCGGTCACAgtccttctccttcacTTGGTAATAAGACTTCTGCCAAGGGTTTGGGTATTGCGATGGGAGAGCAGCCAGAGGCATTCATCGGCTGGCTTTCAGCTTATAAAGGTACCGATTTACGAATGGAGGTGGCGAGGTGTAAGAAACTTAGGATGTTGCTCAGGCAAGAATCGACAGATTGGGTGGGTGCGTTtgtggagatggatgggTATG CCGCCCTCCGCAAATTATATCCTCGCCCTTTCCCTGCACTGTCTgcccttctcttctccgAAAAGAAACCAGGCGATCTTGCTAGCCGCCAGCTCATCGTCGAACTCTGGCTATTCCTCTTCGACCTTTTCACTCCCGTTTCTCAAACCCCTAACAAGAGGCCAACCTCAATCAGGTTCGACGAGAAGGTCAACCCTTCACCAAGAGATGTGACGGCATTTATGAGGAGTCTGCTTGTGCCCGATCTGCCTGATCCGACAAAGGATCAGCATGAGTTTGTTACGCAAGCTCATCGACCTAGGGTGTTCAAGGCATGGGTGGGCGAGCTTAGCGATATTTGTCGAGATTATTTCTG GGTCATGTGCCATGCTTCAAACACCCTGTGGGCGTTAGAACAAGTTGATGAATCACTGGTGGAGAAACCTGTTGCGCCTGGAGGCGCCACTGGCGGAGTTGAATTCGAAGCGATGAACTATGTG GCTACCCATTTCAAGCTTCTGAATGCCTTTGCCGCCCGACAGGCAAAGGAGGATATTGACAAGGCGAGGCAATTACATTACGATTTGATGGCCTCTGGGATGGACAGAATCCTTGTG ACTTTCCGGAAAGCATCGACAACATACTACCCCTTCGTCCATCTTGAGCTTGCACGATACATCCGCCTTTTACAGGAAGCATCTCCTAGCGGGAGACTGCCATATCTGATAAGCAAAATGGTGGGGCCGCCTCCAGAAGAGATCGCAAAGGCGCAGTATAGATCAGGTCATGAGTGGTTGCCAATGCCGACCCTGACGAGCAAAAGGAGTTGA
- a CDS encoding Pre-mRNA splicing factor, putative (Similar to TIGR gene model, INSD accession AAW40714.1) → MSALNLPKPVNTYAGEDELRNANGVAEMPNGQAVQENGDAEEEWVPPKASDKLKIGIIYPPKEIRNIIDKTANHISKSPTPLLLEEKIREHQKTDPKFAFLNDADPYHQYYRYMIVKSQEDAEDAAKGIVKPQEEKKEEKKDERPKATEPKPWEFKVDLPGVTAMDLDILRLTALFHARRGRSFLSSLSVKEGRNYQFDFLRPTHSLYGYYNRMVESYQKIMQPPPGLIDGIVKEANDPNWKWHTLDEARNRAEWEKNRRKRENERAKEEEEEAKAFAAIDWQDFVTVETIEFTQNDEQLELPPPTSVEKLKSMSMAEKRMAAMVMEETGAGPTGETAPLAEEMEMEEDEEEEEARLQRIKAEQEQARAREVQRAAMEQRGMKIKKDYVPRGIQRTNAVATAICPNCGQSIPENELTEHMRIELLDPKWKEQKKQLELRRAQAQQLQQGADVVSSLKNLASARTDIFGDDVDEAERKRREEEERQRRREREKIVWDGHTASAAKTTETFQSQFNLDEQIKKLHNRAGLTDQPANAPGPQIGPGITQQAHVPTPLAAGLSTPGGGTAYAGATISAAPTGPTTREYISTPYDPSFGGTPPPPAGSAPSIHPSRLAAMGGNTPYLGSATPPVAGQVHPRADDEGAGDRPVFKRPKIEKLPYGQLYTEIDWQSLHPEPVSIAVQLPSMPEKPEWKLDGSIITIPDLPVSTLFSTIRERIRRILDTDVPVSRMRLDYGNKPMSNASTLASVNLDEGDMLSLVVKKK, encoded by the exons ATGTCTGCCCTCAACCTTCCGAAACCCGTCAACACCTACGCGGGTGAAGATGAGCTCAGGAATGCCAATGGTGTAGCGGAGATGCCGAACGGCCAGGCAGTTCAGGAGAATGGGGATGCCGAGGAGGAATGGGTGCCGCCCAAGGCGAGCGACAAGCTGAAAATTGGCATCATCTATCCTCCGAAAGAGATTAGAA ACATTATCGACAAGACTGCAAACCACATTTCCAAATCTCCTactcctcttctccttgaaGAGAAGATCCGTGAACATCAAAAGACAGATCCCAAATTTGCATTCTTGAACGATGCCGACCCATATCACCAGTACTACAGGTATATGATCGTCAAGTCCCAAGAGGATGCGGAGGATGCTGCAAAGGGGATTGTTAAGCCtcaagaagagaagaaggaggagaagaaagatgAGAGACCCAAAGCGACCGAGCCAAAACCCTGGGAATTCAAGGTCGACCTCCCGGGTGTGACTGCTATGGACCT CGATATCCTTCGGCTTACAGCCCTGTTCCATGCTCGTCGAGGCCgctctttcctctcttctctttcagTCAAGGAAGGCCGCAACTACCAATTCGATTTCCTGCGCCCTACCCACTCCCTTTATGGCTACTACAACCGCATGGTAGAGTCTTATCAAAAGATCATGCAACCCCCACCTGGGCTCATTGACGGCATCGTCAAAGAAGCGAACGACCCCAACTGGAAGTGGCATACTCTTGACGAGGCACGAAACAGGGCCGAGTGGGAGAAGAATaggagaaagagggagaATGAGAGAGccaaggaggaagaggaagaggcgaAGGCTTTTGCTGCCATTGATTGGCAAGATTTCGTCACCGTCGAGACAATCGAGTTTACTCAAAACGACGAGCAACTAGAATTGCCTCCTCCAACATCTGTTGAGAAACTCAAATCCATGAGCATGGCCGAGAAGCGAATGGCTGCCATGGTCATGGAAGAAACCGGTGCTGGCCCAACAGGCGAGACAGCTCCGCTCGcggaagagatggagatggaggaggacgaagaagaggaagaagcaagaTTGCAGAGGATCAAGGCAGAGCAAGAGCAGGCCAGAGCCAGAGAAGTGCAAAGAGCGGCTATGGAGCAGAGAGGTATGAAGATCAAGAAGGATTATGTGCCAAGAG GCATTCAACGTACAAACGCCGTCGCCACTGCAATCTGTCCCAACTGTGGTCAGTCCATCCCTGAAAATGAGCTCACCGAACACATGCGTATCGAGCTTCTTGATCCCAAATGGAAAGAACAAAAGAAGCAGCTTGAACTCCGACGtgctcaagctcaacaaCTCCAACAAGGTGCCGATGTCGTCTCTTCTCTCAAAAATCTTGCTTCCGCCCGTACAGACATCTTTGGTGATGACGTGGATGAGGCTGAACGAAAGCgacgagaagaagaagaaagacaaaggaggagggagagggaaaagatTGTTTGGGATGGTCATACTGCCTCTGCGGCTAAGACGACGGAGACATTCCAGTCTCAATTCAACCTCGACGAGCAGATCAAAAAATTGCACAATCGTGCGGGTCTCACAGATCAACCTGCCAATGCTCCCGGACCTCAGATTGGTCCTGGCATAACCCAACAAGCCCACGTTCCTACCCCTCTCGCCGCTGGTCTGTCCACCCCGGGGGGCGGTACAGCCTATGCTGGCGCTACCATCTCTGCCGCTCCTACTGGACCTACTACCAGAGAGTACATCTCTACTCCGTATGACCCTTCCTTTGGCGGTACACCCCCTCCCCCTGCTGGATCCGCGCCCAGTATCCATCCTTCACGTTTAGCAGCCATGGGTGGAAACACTCCTTATCTTGGTTCAGCTACCCCGCCTGTGGCTGGTCAAGTCCACCCACGAGCGGACGATGAAGGTGCCGGCGACCGACCAGTGTTCAAGCGCCCAAAGATTGAAAAACTTCCTTATGGTCAGCTTTACACTGAAATTGACTGGCAATCTCTTCACCCCGAACCCGTCTCCATTGCcgtccagcttccttccaTGCCTGAAAAGCCTGAATGGAAGTTGGATGGATCAATCATCACTATACCCGATCTGCCTGTTAGCACACTATTTTCCACGATCCGAGAGAGAATTAGGAGGATCCTTGATACAGATGTACCTGTTAGTAGAATGAGGTTGGACTATGGTAATAAGCCAATGAGTAACGCTAGCACATTGGCGAGTGTGAATTTGGATGAGGGAGATATGCTTAGCTTGGttgtgaagaagaagtag
- a CDS encoding Transcription regulator, putative (Similar to TIGR gene model, INSD accession AAW40716.1), translating to MSLENGVAPPLSRSETPALGTIGTTLENSTTSLPLPNQNFPGEGLAGPGPSTTESHTKKIIREDVERRQYARMGTIMPGTGDGLDLGEECFSWTDIPNVKNFRYHPCALSPTPSPHPMYPFYRTIPYPPPIPPVHLSLLDRSSYLRISPSLLTIYNDRGFRSCRTNVSVREGTWYYEVHIDRGDGEQGARRGTGGEVGNPHVRLGWGRREANLDTPVGCDAYSYAIRDVGGEKVHISRPKPYANKGFRTGDVVGCLITLPPRPSVEAKPPSDPARIKRQRRTFNYKTQAYFESAEYTPSKEMDALIDRDGKLAAAAKAESQAQEANGGDIPKKQMGATTKNMKKGKRKPEKTPEPVARKLEKLSSSSISFFINGESFGEAFTDLYDFTPLPLLYPPVGGHGRKHHPGDEVLHDDGTLGYYPMVSCFGRAKATCNFGPDFTHPLPEGARPMCERYAEFKEEERLQDEKDEIEDAERLRQILEAEKKMLSKVKPRAQKVNSATASRENTPKRKKGPAPKRKREGRDGTEMSTPGLESVRGLTATPAPEVPMSEVGTEWREGSRERSMSVAASLGGQGWSTVKEEISDEREEKKIKKDDEVEVKQENGGDNEDREFEGINW from the exons ATGTCATTAGAAAACGGGGTAGCTCCTCCTCTGTCACGTTCCGAAACTCCCGCACTTGGGACTATTGGCACCACACTTGAAAATTCCACGACGTCTTTGCCGCTCCCAAATCAAAACTTCCCTGGTGAAGGGCTTGCCGGACCAGGTCCGTCCACTACGGAAAGCCATACGAAAAAGATCATTAGAGAAGATGTAGAAAGACGGCAGTATGCCAGGATGGGTACTATAATGCCTGGCACAGGTGATGGATTAGATCTCGGTGAAGAATGTTTTTCCTGGACTGACATTCCTAATGTAAAAA ACTTCCGATATCATCCTTGTGCACTCTCGCCAACTCCCTCCCCCCATCCTATGTACCCTTTCTATCGAACAATCCCTTATCCTCCGCCGATCCCACCGGTccatctctcccttcttGATCGCTCTTCATATCTTCGCATATCACCCTCACTCTTGACAATCTACAATGACCGCGGGTTCCGTTCTTGTCGGACCAATGTATCTGTACGTGAAGGCACATGGTACTATGAGGTCCATATAGATCGTGGAGATGGCGAGCAAGGCGCCCGGCGTGGAACAGGTGGAGAAGTCGGGAACCCGCACGTCAGACTAGGTTGGGGAAGGCGAGAAGCCAATCTCGATACGCCGGTAGGATGTGATGCTTATTCGTACGCTATTCGCGACGTGGGAGGCGAAAAGGTACATATTTCTCGACCCAAGCCATACGCCAATAAAGGTTTCAGAACGGGGGATGTAGTGGGATGCCTCATCAcccttcctcctcgaccGTCAGTGGAGGCCAAGCCGCCTTCCGATCCTGCGCGTATCAAGCGACAACGACGGACGTTCAACTACAAAACCCAAGCCTATTTTGAGAGTGCAGAATACACACCTAGCAAGGAAATGGACGCTCTCATTGATCGGGACGGTAAACTCGCCGCTGCAGCGAAAGCAGAATCCCAAGCGCAAGAAGCCAACGGGGGGGACATACCCAAAAAACAAATGGGTGCCACCACCAAAAATATGAAAAAGGGCAAGAGAAAACCCGAGAAAACACCTGAACCTGTTGCCCGTAAACTCGAAAAGCTTTCGTCTTCCAGCATATCTTTTTTCATCAACGGCGAGTCCTTTGGCGAGGCCTTCACGGATCTCTACGACTTCACGCCGCTGCCATTGCTGTATCCGCCAGTGGGTGGGCACGGAAGAAAACATCACCCTGGAGACGAGGTTCTTCATGATGACGGTACATTAGGATATTATCCCATGGTCTCATGCTTTGGTCGCGCAAAAGCGACTTGCAATTTTGGTCCCGACTTTACTCATCCTTTACCCGAGGGCGCCCGACCGATGTGTGAGCGCTACGCCGAGTTtaaggaagaagaacgGTTACAAGACGAAAAAGATGAGATTGAAGATGCGGAGCGGTTACGTCAGATTCTAGAAGctgagaagaagatgttGAGCAAGGTGAAGCCTCGGGCTCAGAAAGTAAACTCAGCCACAGCTAGCAGGGAGAATACGCCGAAACGGAAGAAGGGACCGGCGccgaagagaaagagggagGGTAGAGATGGGACGGAGATGAGTACGCCGGGATTGGAGAGTGTGAGAGGATTGACAGCGACGCCCGCACCAGAGGTTCCCATGTCGGAGGTTGGGACAGAGTGGAGGGAAGGGTCAAGGGAGAGGTCGATGTCTGTTGCGGCAAGTCTTGGCGGGCAAGGATGGAGCACAGTaaaagaagagataagtgatgagagggaagagaaaaaaatAAAGAAAGACGACGAGGTCGAGGTGAAGCAGGAGAATGGGGGGGATAATGAGGATAGAGAGTTTGAAGGCATTAACTGGTAG
- a CDS encoding Sorbitol dehydrogenase, putative (Similar to TIGR gene model, INSD accession AAW40720.1), with product MSTELNPDNTSFVLHGVEDVRFDQCPVPEIHNDQVLVKVVKTGICGSDVHYLQHGRIGSFVLEEPMCLGHESSGVVVKLGPNVREDLGVKVGTRVAMEPGVCCRSCANCKAGLYELCPYMSFAATPPTIFGTLCRYYVLPADLVHPLPESVSFEDGAMMEPLSVGVHSVATLGGCKSDQTVIVFGAGPVGLLCMAVARALGARRVIAVDINKERLDFAKSYAATDICIPGSKKDDEDGEAYTTRVAGELRQQLGIPERGKGAIDLAIEASGAPTCVQIGLAVLKPAGTYVQVGMGAKMTVPVPLFHIISKQLHVVGSFRYGSGDYPLAISLVERGLINLKPLVTQRFKFEDAKEAFEATKAGKDKDGKGVIKCIINGPE from the exons ATGTCTACCGAACTCAACCCAGACAACACCAGTTTTGTCCTCCACGGCGTCGAAGACGTCAGGTTTGACCAG TGTCCCGTCCCCGAGATTCACAATGACCAAGTCCTCGTCAAGGTCGTCAAGACCGGCATCTGTGGCTCTGATGTGCACTACCTTCAGCATGGCCGTATTGGCTCTTTTGTCCTCGAGGAGCCCATGTGTTTGGGCCACGAGTCCTCTGGTGTGGTCGTAAAGCTCGGTCCTAATGTGAGAGAGGACCTAGGTGTCAAGGTCGGTACCAGGGTGGCTATGGAACCTGGTGTTTGCTGTAGGTCTTGTGCCAACTGTAAAGCGGGCTTGTACGAG CTCTGTCCTTATATGAGCTTTGCCGCTACACCACCTACCATCTTTGGTACACTCTGCCGATACTATGTGCTCCCGGCTGACCTCGTCCACCCTCTTCCCGAATCTGTTTCCTTTGAAGATGGTGCTATGATGGAACCCCTGTCCGTCGGTGTTCACTCTGTTGCCACCTTGGGAGGTTGCAAGTCGGACCAGACCGTCATTGTCTTTGGTGCTGGACCTGTTGGGCTGTTGTGTATGGCTGTTGCCAGGGCTTTGGGAGCGAGGAGAGTTATTGCCGTGGATATCAACAAGGAAAGACTGGACTTCGCCAAGAGCTATGCTGCCACCGATATCTGCATCCCT GGTTCTAaaaaggatgatgaagacggAGAAGCGTACACTACCCGAGTAGCTGGTGAACTTCGTCAGCAGCTCGGCATTCCCGAGCGAGGAAAGGGTGCCATCGATCTCGCCATCGAGGCTTCCGGTGCACCTACTTGTGTTCAAATCGGTTTGGCGGTATTAAAACCCGC CGGTACTTACGTCCAAGTTGGTATGGGTGCCAAGATGACCGTCCCCGTTCCCCTTTTCCACATCATCTCCAAGCAACTCCACGTCGTCGGTTCCTTCCGCTATGGTTCTGGCGATTACCCTTTGGCTATTTCACTCGTTGAAAGGGGGCTGATCAACTTGAAGCCCTTGGTCACCCAGAGGTTCAAGTTTGAAGACGCCAAAGAAGCATTTGAGGCCACCAAGGCTGGAAAGGAcaaggatggaaagggTGTGATCAAGTGTATCATCAATGGACCGGAGtaa